One window from the genome of Nicotiana tomentosiformis chromosome 5, ASM39032v3, whole genome shotgun sequence encodes:
- the LOC138892210 gene encoding uncharacterized protein, with translation MADQREDPQDFIDQLHRIFRVMNVKEKEAVELAAFQLLDIAILWFIAGLAPELTEACATAALQDSMDISQIQAFAQNIERGRHRQQGTERTESGQHKKMRFVRSQEKSQGSYRPQYFERPPSPPPPQLQGYRYDRWRESQSSAGRGRGRGKGSISGSNQNRIYALAGRQDQESSPDVVIACYATVDCRTKIARFHFPGEPVLEWVGNIATPRGAEIPTLQSIPVVKEYTDVFLDELPGAKVPTLQSIPVVKEYADVFPYELLDISPEREIDFGIDLLPGTHPISIPLYRMAHAELKELKE, from the exons ATggcagatcagagggaggacccacaggatttcatagatcagcttcacaggatctttcgggttatgaaTGTTaaggagaaagaggcagttgagctagcagcttttcaactcctagatatagccatcctttg GTTTATAGCAGGATTAGctccagagttgaccgaggcatgtgcaaccgctgcattgcaggatagtatggatatctctcagattcaggcattcgcccagaatatagaaaggggtaggcatcgacagcagggtacagagaggacagAGTCAGGACAGCATAAGAAGATGAGATTTGTTAGGTCTCAGGAGAAGTCTcaaggtagttataggccccagtattTTGAACGGCCACCTAgtcctccgccacctcagttacagggttacaggtatgaccgct ggcgcgagtctcagtcttcggctggtagaggtcgaggcagaggtaaaGGTTCCATTTCAGGTAGTAACCAGaatcgtatctatgctttagcaggtcgacaggaccaggagtcttcaccagacgttgtgatag cttgctatgccacagttgattgtcgaACAAAGatagccagatttcattttccgggtgagccagtccttgaatgggtaggtaatatagcgacacccagag gtgctgagatacctacacttcaatcTATTCCAGTAGTCAAAGAGTACACAGATGTATTTCTagatgaacttccag GTGCTAAGGTACCTACACTTCAATCTATTCCAGTAGTCAAAGAGTACGCCGATGTATTTCCATATGAACTTCTAGATATttctccagagcgagagattgattttggcatcgatttgcttccgggaactcatccaatatccatccctctgtATAGAATGGCAcatgccgaattgaaggagttgaaggagtag